The Ipomoea triloba cultivar NCNSP0323 chromosome 13, ASM357664v1 genomic interval TAGCTTCTCGCCTTAATGCaattcaattgttttttttttttttttaaatgagggCATTTTGGAAAAAGGAAACCCTTTTCCCAAATGGCAAACCCAAACGCTTCCCTGAGCAGCGTTTGAGATTCCAGCGGTTAGGAGCAAAACGCTACTCCAAACTCCTGGGTAACCAAACGGTAGCTTTGGCGTTTTGATCATggtcaaaatgtaaaagttgaCGGATCTGTCAATAACCAAACATGACCCGTAACTCCGTGCAATTAGATATGATTATATATAGAAACTCTAAAGGAGAGGATCAAAGCATCAAAACACCATCATGTAATTAAATAGAGGTAATGACGGTAATTACTCCATCCAGTTATCTTCGTACAAGGATACCCTTGCTAGAAAACTTATTATGAGAGGCAATTTTTATGTTGTTGAAGAGTTAATGtttattttagaatttagaTAATGAAGATGTGATTGGCGATGAAGAGGAAGAGGATGATTGCTCGGTTATTTATTTGATTACGATGGAAAAAACTCACCTATAATGACCATTGTAACAAACCTTGGTCATCAAAGTGATGGAGCATATTGTGAGATTCACTTATCTATTAAAGCAATCAAGCATGCCAATGCAttacggaaaaaaaaaaggagttggTGAATATAgataccatttttttttgtcaatgaccttgtgatctagtgacacGAAGTGGCTCTCTCAAATATatgtgatattgactctttgtgagggcgatattgacttttttttttgcttcagtaagttgatgGTTATAGGCAATACTAATTGATTGTCAAATAATGGTCAACCAAAATTGAATTGAACAGCACCAAAAAGATGATTGTAAGTTAGGAGAGGATTTGTCGACTAATTAAGCTAAGGTGATAAAATGATGAGATTGGCTTTCAAAGGGATCTGTTGGGCACATGTTTATTGAAATCGATATGATGGAACTCcttttgttaaatttagactttGATACAGAGTTTAACGAATGGAATACAAAAGAATCCATCGTAATGCATAGTTTATGGTTATCACTAGGATGATTGCCCTCTTAATTAATTACAGAGGTTACCCTCTATTGCATGGAGCAACAAGAGTTTTACATAAAACTTGTTATATTCTCAAACTTGTGTTGTatttataatgtaaattattgtGTTAATTTTGAATCATTATAgaattaattatgattaattctattttttgacTTAATGAATTAACCGTGTAACATCATATTTAATATGAATAAATTTACCAATTTTAGGAGCTACGAATTGAATTTTAAGTTCAATGTTGAATTGGAATGCCATTAGTGTTAATGAATTCTATTTAAAAATTCTGCCAACACTTAACAACTAAATAGAAATGTTCGCATTGTTCAATTTCGttgaaagtattatattttagtaCCTACAGTCCAACTAGCATCATCGGGAGATAGTGAATCGATTTTTGTTACATACAACTTGAGTATTTCTTTCTTTACCGTTGTAATAAATctacatattaataaaatattattacattAGATAATGAAAGACtttgatttttataatttttctaaaacACTCATGATTTTGTATAAGGTGGTATCCTGTGACTActtgtttaaaataataacagagGTGTCATTACACTAcgttataatttaattttagtaatatgatatatttttaaaagtaaaagagTTAAATAGCCTAAAAGATATATATGGTCTGTGTTTATCCAAAAATTCCTCATAATCTTACCTTGTAAAAATACGGTCTCCATTAAGGTAGGCTGAAGCAACACGTGTTTTCAGACCCCCTTTTGTCCATCAATGCAAGAGTTAAATTTCTTTTTTGCCCTCCTAGttttacttattaattaatttcccccaattatttttattgtatctAATTACACTAGCACTTCTTATAATTTCGATATGAGATTGTccttttaacacattttattggTTAATCCTTAGTGATCATTATAGATTTCATGCAATaatattgcactttttttttataaataaaataaattttgactaaagttatgcattttaattatttatttaattaaagagaatttttatttcaacaattagtcaataaaaatatgttatttcAAGATAGATTTGTCCTGTTTTAGagtgttttctaatttttttggattaaataATGCTTAATCTAGTTTTTATAGGTATGTTTTAGGGTGTTCATTAAATTAATAACTAAACCAAATTGAATTTGTAAaatgcttgatttttttttgaattaactaaatcaattttttttttggttaaatggTCAATTAACTCATTAACTGAAATGTTTTAGtccaattttaaaaacattaaaattaaaatttataaataaattcttaaatttatagTTTTACACATCATTACATGAATacataaatgataaaattttaaaaaattagtataatagtataatttatgaattataaaaagtttaaaaatatatatacacacataattCAATTAATCAACACTTTTGAACCAAATTAGCCTTtaactgaaattttaaaaaattattaaccaTTAAACTAAgtgaaatattttgattaaaattgttaagtaaaatttattattttgattggttaatcaattttttatcgAATTATGCACACCTTAAATTTATCTTAAACTTTATGGATattaattgaaagaaaaagaaaatatagggAGAATAAAGCAAATAACCAAAACATCCGTACTAACGGGCGAAATCTCTGAATCTTAATCTTCATCGTTTTCCTTTATAGTCCTTGACCCAACTCATAGCAAACTTTCATCTTCTGTCATCTTTCTTGCTGAATCTTGAAATTCTGGTAAAGATGGTCGCCGGAAAGTCGCCAGAGCCTCTTCCGGCCGGCTGGTCCGAGCATGTTAAAGTTAAAAACGGTCGAAAAGTCAAGGTAATTGATCCCCCTTTTGTTCATTTCTAGTGATTTTAACTGACCCTTTGTAAGATTCAGCTCAAAGTTTCAGTCTTTTCAGAGTTATATGATTAGAAACATGAAATTAGATAAAGAAGTTGATTGGTTTGGTGGTGAATTGGAGACTTGTGTTCTATGCATCGACTGATTTGCTAACTGGTTGCACTTTGAGTTTGCTTGACAAAAAGAGTTATCCAATGCAATTTTTGATGCATTTGCAAGTTTTTCTAAGTCTTAAAGGCTTGGGAAAGATTTAGTCTTTCattaatttgattgattttgggAATTTCAGGTTGGCTCAGTGCCATTACTTGCTGTATTATAGATAGTTTTTGTCACTGAACCTTTTCAAGTTCTTGATTTGCAATTGCCATGATAACTTTGGTTTGCATGAAATTATTCCCTTGCTTTGTATGGggaacaataaaaaaatttccccTCTTGGTGTTTTGCATCAAATTGGGTAGAGTTGTTGGGGGTAGCCAAGAAAAAGATATGTTGGTCTATAAATGATGTAAGAGTCAGAGGTGATATTACATCATCTGTTCCTATTGAGGAAAAACCCTTGCTGCAAATAGCAGGATTTAAGGAATGGTTGGGGAAGGCAAGAAAATATTCCTCCATTTCAACCTTTCATGCTTACTGCAAATATCGGGATATGAGGAAATAGTAAAATCTATGGTTATGTCGGTCCATAGGAAGTAACAGTCAGAGGAGTTATTACCTCAATTATCCGTATTtagaaatgataaattgcaTCTCTTTCTTCCTTAGCAGGATTTAAGAATAGGTTTCTTTTATTGTTTGATGATTTCTCAGTTCTCAGGGGTTTGTGGTCATGAATTCATCTAGGACTTGTCATAAATGTTGGATTAAATGGATTCTGTTTTTTACTAGAAAAGATCTAGCAGTAATATATGTTTATGAGAAAATGAGCTCCCTAAGTTCCTAAATTGCAACCTATACCCCATTTTACCTTATCCTTTGTAATATAAAAATTGTTAGTCAAGTTTCCAGCGAAACGTCAGTTCTAATGTGTATATTACAAATACGCAAGATTTGTACTCAAGTAAAGGATTTGCGTAATTGCACATAAATTGAATTACTTACACTTCCTATTTGGCATTATAGTATTATACAAATGCACCGAATGGGAAAAAGTTTTATTCCAAAAAGGACGTCATCTGCTATATGAAGATTAAAGGCAATTCCCGTGGTCAAAACCAGGCAATTGCTCAGCGTGAGACCAGGCACTCAGAAAGAAATATTAATTCACAAAGTTCGAAGGTCTGGCaatttttattgttgtattttaataatttaattaaatgtgCTCGCTTTTTGACTTGTCATCCTACCTTCTAAGTGGCTTCATGCTTGCTTTTTCCCAGACTGCAGCGAATCCAGATAAATCTCCTGAATGGTTACCTCCTGGATGGATGGTTGAGGAGAAAACTCGAATGAGTGGCGCTACCCATGGTCAAATTTACAAGGTATTGAAACAAAAACAAGTACTGCTAAGTGGGTGCTTTGATTACAGCTAAACTGCTGACGCTATAGTTTATTCATGGGATATATTAACGGCTATATGTTGGATGAAATACGTGAGCTGTTTAGTTGCTCAGATTCAAAAACATCTTTATTTCAGACAGGAAACTATAGAGAACCTAAGGAATCCGGTGAGGATGTACTGATGTACATCTGTTTAtcttttctgttttgttttcttttcctttttgtgtTTGACCGTTTTATAAGGTAAGTCTGTCttttttagaaaacaatttCCTAAATTTCTCAAGTTATGTGCTTAAGTAGAATATATCAGATTCCCCTCCCTCTCCTACCTAAAAATGTCAACTATCGGAGTTCATACTTTGGAAAAAGTAGTGCTTTTCTGTTGTGTAGACATAgtgatttattttccttttgttgCAGTGTTACATTGACCCATTCGGAAGGAGATTCTATTCAAAGCCTGAAGTTTCTCGGCATCTCAAAACTATGAATTGCAATGGCCCTATTGGCGTTGGCGAGGAAAAGAAAGTAGGAACgctttttttttggcatatttTCACCATGCTCTTAACGTGAATTTGACTTTATTTATATTTCACACTTCTTTAGACTAGGTGAAAATACAGTCTGATATAATGGCTTAGAATTTAACAGAATAACAGATTATAAAATGCCATATATAGGTCACTTCTTTTAAAACACTActattttttaaacacaatttcttatgatgaaaataacaaagttagaaTCATCTTAAAGAAgtcattttcatcttcatctaGAAATTTCACTTGGCATAGTCATTGCTAATATCTGGAAACCTTCTTATAGATCTAATCACACGAACGGAAAGATCTTATAGATTATCCCTGTCAATTGTTTACATGTTTCAGAGTAACATTGAAGAACCCTCTTGCAATAAAGTTTCTCAAAACGAGAAAGCTGAACCCTCTTGCAATAAAGTTTCTCAAAATGATAAAGCTGAACCCTCTTGCAATAACTCTTGCAATAAAGTTTCTCAAAACGAGAAAGCTACCGGTGGCCAGAGTCATACCTCTAGAAAGCTGAGATCTGGAATGGGCAAGCAACCTTCCGATATTGGTTCTTCTGTAAGATGcctcaaaatatatttttccaacTGTTTAATGCAATGAAAGTTTCTAATTTGTGAAGTTATATCTAGGTTGTGGTTCAAAGCAATTTAGTGGATGGGTTGCCATCGGGCTGGATAAAGGAAGTCAAAACTAGAGCATATGCACATGGGGGGATAAGACGGGATCCGGTATGTTCCCTTTTCTTTGAACAGTCTCTCTTTCTATTTTAAATATACGGGCACAAATGCAAAACATGTGCTTACTCATGGAGACGGGataaaaaaagaggaaaagaaaaatgcattatattctACTCTATATTATGATTCATATCTATGCATCTGGGCTCTTTGGTGATGATAAAAAAGCGGGAATAGCTCAGATTGTGGAGATTTTTGGTGAGCTTTTTCCCCCCTAAAAACAGTATATGTGACTCTGGTTTGTCTTGATTTTAACAGCAATATATAGACCCTGTCAGTGGATATGTATTTCTTTCCAAGAAGGATGCTTTTCGCTATATAGAAACTGGTGACATCGAGAAGTGTGCAATAAGGCCCAAGAAAAGGGACTCGGATTCAGGAACCAATGAAGAATCTGTGAGTCTGCTCTTTGCTGGATGCCCTAATCAACGATTATTTATCATTTCTTTTCTACGCATACTTACTCTTTGTATTATTGGCTGTCAATACCCTTTTATTACAGTGCAATTGGATATAGAAAACTTGCATTAAAGAACCATCTTGCATGACGTTTTGAAGGACAATTAGAATAACTTGGAAATACGGGCTGTGACTGAACTTTGTTTATTCCAtgaaatattttagaagatCCATCAAGTCTGTATTAGAAAAACACTCAATGCGGAAATATGCACTTATGAAATTTTGACGATGATGTGCTGATGCCTGTATTTGATACCGAGTTGCAACCTTGAAGAAAACGTTATTGAAGTGAAAGATATATACTATGGGTAGTAGTGTAGTAGCTAAAAGTTACACACTATGCTACGGTGAATAGAAGTTATTTGGAGAGCTGAAACGTAAATTTTCATGTTATGCATTCAATGAATACGAGTATAATACTTCAATTTAGAAATCTTGGGCTCTCTTTTGGTCCATTTGTGCTGTAAAACTCGGTGCTTCCATCTCAAAGGGAAGGGTGTCCAAATCTTTTTTTTGTCTCTTAATAGTGCTTTCCAGTGTTTATTTTTCTTGCCACTGAATGTGATGGATTTCTGATGATCGGGAACTTCTTTGTGACTTCAATAGGCTTCCCATTCAGCTGCTGGAAGGAAAGCGGAGCAGTCTTCGACCAAAAGACAAATTTTTGCTGGTGAGGAATGGAAACGCGGtgcttttctttattttagttTACATTTCGCAGCTTGTGCAGGTGGATTTTCCTGATTCTGACTTGACTACCTGCTGTAGGTAGAGAAAATTCTGAACCTACCAATTTGACAGAACCGCAAGTTGAAAGCATTAAGAAAAGACTGCGTAGCGCTGGACGTGATGCCATTAATACTCAAGTGGTTGAAGTTAAAACAGAATGCAAAACCGCAAATGAAGGTACTGGTCGTGATGACATTAATACTCAAGTGGCTGAAGTTAAAACAGAATGCAAAACCGCAAATGAAGGTACTGGAACAAAACCGGGCTCTGAAGCAAGACCAAGTGATCTAAATGGAGAGATTAGCGTTTCGGCTTTTGGCAATGATGAAACTGTGTCCACTCCTCAATCTGGTCTCTTGCATCATCAGAAATTACCGGAAAGCGAGAAGGATAAACATAGCGGTACCGCATCCATAACTAAGTTGAGAAAATCCAGAAAGAACAAAGCTGGAAGCAAGAAGGAAAAACATAGTGGTACAGCATCCTTAACTAAGTCGAGAAAATCCAGAAAAAACAAATCTCTTGGCACACGTGCTCGGTTCTCAAAAAGACTTGCTGGGCACACCCCAGAAGAAGTGGCCAATTTGGGTCTAGGTGAACGGGTTTTTCGAGCTGCCATTAGAAACTGTAGTGGAACCAAAGCAAAGACATCCTCGGTCCAAGTCCCAGTGGATCCAGCTCAGGAAATGCATGCTGTTAGGGATTCTGTCGGGACTGAAACATATGCATCTTTGGTCCCAGCTCTAAGCAATCCACCTCAAGAAGTGTGTTCTGCAACGAATTCTATTGGAACTGAAGCAAATGCATCTTTGGCCCCCCCAAATCCACCCCGAGAAGTGGATTCTGGTGTAACTGCATCTTTGGCACCCCCAGCTCTTATCAATCCACCCCGAGAAGTGGATTCTGGTGTAACTGAAGCAGATGCATCTTCGGTTCCAGCCCCAAATAATCTCTCAGATCAAGAAATGCCTAAGCACATCGACGAGCCAACAAAGGCAACTGATACCTGCATAGGCGAAAAGTCTTGGTGGACAGTAGAGAAAGAGGCTGTTCCAGAGAATCCGATATCAGAACCAGTAACGGAGAAACAAGATGCCGATaaccaaacattggaagatCCACAACTTCGGTACCCCTTTGGGGACTGCTGGTCAGACCCATGCCTAGAATTCGCGTTTAAAACGCTTACAGGGGCAATACCAGTCGAGGACTGTCTAGCCTACGAGCAAGTCCCCCCGCAGCAATTCAACCCTTCATATGCTCAGTCATCGGATGGATACTTTGATCTCCCGCTATTTGATTCGTACAACTTGTTCCCAAATGATTTCCCACCATCCAATTCCGGACAACTAGACAAGCACACATCGCAGGATCTACCGCCAGCAACTCCTCCGTTCTTGTCCCCCGGGAATAATGGCTTACCGAGCTGCAGTGGCGTTGCTTCGCAGCCTCACTTGGAGCCCCGGAAGGACTTTCCTGCAAAGGCTAAATCTTGACTCGCCCTTCTGATGACAAGGGCATGTTAATGGTGTAATAGTGTAAGCAATAATTCATAATAACTAGTTTACTTGTTCATCTTTTGTTGTTTAACATGGTGTAGTGACAGGGATAAATGTAGTGTAATACTGGGATAGTGTCAGTTTCAGGTTGTCTAAAGATTTATTAATTAGGTCGGAAAAATGGTTGTGAAAGATTTAGCTTGTTGTCGTGTTGACAGGCGGATGCTGCTTGTATAAAACACAGAAAACATAGTTCCTTGTACTTTTCTTTAGTTTTTACACCCCGCGCTTGCCATTTTGTTCGTTAAGactaataaatgttcatttttaatatattaattcaaaatgCACGAGAGAAGAGAACAGTTTTAGTGTGATTGATTCGAAGTGCATGAGAGAAGAGAACAGTCTTAGTGTgcatgaaaatgaatataagaaagtttatatttttcttataaatagaGATTCATGATTATGGGGAAAGTCTATAGTGGGGGTTAGTACCATGTTGTTTCTATCATATACAAGTCAATATTTTTGAGAAAGACTTTGAGTTTGCACGGGTTACAAACTCGGAGCTTTTATCATTCAGTTTGGGTAGTAGTCATTGATTAgcaccttaatttttttttttttaatgattttgtattgtaatttctcatagtaataatattttctaatatttataGTTGACCACCCGCGTGAACTTCATTGTGACACCTTCCCGGAGGTACTTTTGGACACCGTCTTTGCTCCCTTCTCCGTGCTTAGCTCTCGAGCTTCCGTTTTGCCACTTTTTATCTTAAACTCTTCCAAAAACATTCTCTTTTCCAGCTCATGTATACTTAGGCCCAATCTTTCCTTCTTACAATAAAAAAACACCTTAAAGTAAACCTTGTTCCACCACATTTACCTACATTCAAgcaaaattaacataaaatgaAGCACAATTATGAGCCACTCCATGGCTTATCAATAGTGTTGTGGGATTCTTATATTTTTAGCTAGTTTGTCAATTATTCCCTTACTTGGAAAACTATCTAGTTCCATCGCAAGGATACACATACATGagactttaattaatttagattttaattattgttaGCTACAAACCGgaaatataaatttttgagtCACCTGTCCACACGAGTTTAGCTCACTGGTTCAGAACTCGGCAGCGGCAATGTAGAAATTATGCTCAAAATGAACAAATTCTTTGTTCGCACTGGCATTTGACCATGTCTACTGAGCCACTGAGTTATTGTGATTTACATTATCCTTCTAAATGCTCTGTTGGGGACGGGGTGCGGGGCCCCCTTGAGGTTGGAGATTTAACTTCTCAAGAAGAAATTTTTGATCCATCAAATAACAAAGTCAAAAGTATTCAATTATTCCGTAATTAATAATAGCATGTCACGTTAGCAtttgatttaatgaaatttGTTGTCCATTCAACAAAGTCCTTAATGCTAAATTGAAGAAATGTAAACTTCGCTCTTAGCCGCCACCAACTCAATCCATAAttattgagaaagaaaaatattatgccagaagaaagtaggaaaatgcCTCACTAGTGATCCTTttggaaatttttatttttttatttttccaaaacaaTGAAAATTAGCCAACAAAACAATGAAAGTAAAGAAACATCGTCTCAAAAGGAGTGATTTAGTGGATGtagtatgaaattatgaatattgtaTCTAAATGTTTCGACTTCGATTCTTGTCAATATCATccgtaaaaaaatatttcattactCTCAAGCACTTATGTTATATTTAGTAGGGGTGAGCAATTCAAGAATCCACCAAATCCGCTCTCATCCAATTCGTATCCACTTAATGTGAGCAAGAATCTGTTACTTAATGTGGTTAAGTGGATCCATTTAGTGACACAAATATAGGGATATAGGGGTGAACAAGAATCCGCCAAATTCACTTGATCTCATCCAATAATCTATATCCACTTAATGTGGATCCATTTACGGACAAAAAATAGGGGTGAGCAAGAATATGCCAAATCCGCTCCCATCCAATGTGGATACATTTAGggacacaaaaataaaaaatttcaaatccaCCGGATTGGATGCGAATTGAATTTTCCAATCTGCTCTCGCTTCTAATATTTAGAGTTTTGTTCATGGGGtggtttagatttttttaaataagaaaaaatggtcaaataaatcgCCAAACTTTGTCAATTAGGTACTAAaccttttaaaaagtgcaattacaccctttaatatgttatattgaTGCAATGAAATCCAAGAATCGGTAAATGACATGCTATTACaggcatggttgaaaaaatcgctaagcGCACAttgggcgcctaggcgcccgtgtatttctttattttattttttatttttaaaaatttgtttaatttttttaagacttgataattataaattatttaatattttaatagttaatactaaaatattaaggtcctgtttggtaaatggctgttagctgatagctgttagctgattgggtatgaaggtataattagttgataatattagctgattgtagaaaggtgtttggtaaattagctgttagctgatagctatttgatataatttcttttctcaaaaagctaattgaaaaggttgttttgagtagccttttgaattttagtattttggagttacaaaaagcttattagccAAACACTTAAATTGATTTGTTTAattaagtcaaacaactaataatagtcaaataaaccaacattgactgataggctaattatttaccaaacagagcctaaatattaacctaaaaaccATCTATTGTTTGAACAATTTATGGTTATTTCAGTCAAAACTatatcgttttgagtgaaataactcatttgaaaaagaagggaacaatagctaatcggccgactaggcgaccTAGTCGATGCTTAGGTGGCCTAGTTGGTGTCTAGGAGGCTTAGACGGTTagcgcctagaccaccgattatggtgatatgcTAGGCGGCCAGGCAGCGCCGATTAATTGGTGCTTAAGAGAGATTTTTTCAACATTGATTACATGTCATATCGGTTCCAGCATCATTTTCGACAAAAATCCGGCGATGGGTGACGGCCGAACTGTCGCCGGTCACCTTCTCGGTGGAAGGCGACAACTTGGTCACCTTCTCAtccagagaaggcgaccaatcAATGGAAGGCAAATTGTTCACCTTCTCcatggagtattattattatttttcatcaGGTAAACAAGAATACTAATTTTATCACTTTTAGTCCCATGTCTTCTAGgccattttcaatttcaatccataacattaattaattttttttcgatTAACATACATTACTTTCAAAGTGCATTATCATGCTCATGGAGGAAATCAATCACTCAAAGgatgtaattgtaattttattccCACCATACTACTCCATGGAATTGCAATAATTCCGTGGATTAAAATTGCAATACCTCCAGGCTCCAaccatgaaattgcaattcctaggGACCCTAGATATTGCAATTCCACAAACATGGTGGATTTCTATTTTACCCCTCctcttattattactattactattactattactactagTAGTAGTACTACTATtaatactattactattataataataataataataataataatacaatgaaATTGTACTTTAGTCTTTATTCACTTGTTCCTTTCCAATTTCTAATCCGTTGACAACTTTGCTCTAAATTAAATACTCCCAACATGTTCAATTCCATGCTGCATGTGATTGTTTCCGATCACTGTTTATTTGGTTGAATAGACTAAAATTGATAAGACTTTAAAGTGGTGCActtaaattaaaagaagaaattGATAGTTAAAgacgaaaattaaaaataaactaaaactcaTGGAACTAAAAATGATAATTcttctaataaataaattatagatATGAGTAACTGAGTCAAGCCCAGCTTTGGATATCAAtgatgaatttataaattttagaaATGCATTGGTAAATTtgcagttttattttttatttttattttttttaataaatttcttCTAGTGTCTGttttttgaaagtatataattaattatatattgtattaatcAAAATTTAGAACATATATATTACCATGCTGTATTATATTCATTGATTTAATGAGTGGTTGACAAAACATAAACTTCATTGACTAAAAACAGGCAGCAATACGATGTAGGTACAGAAATAGGAGCAAGATTTATTATCACGCATACTATCGAATAATGACAAtggctgattttttttttttttttttgttattaaaaaaaaacaaaccaagCTGCAATATAATGTAAGTAAAGAAGACAAGTGTAGTTTATTCATCAGTACACACCTTTTGATAGTGATGAAAGAT includes:
- the LOC116002088 gene encoding uncharacterized protein LOC116002088 isoform X1, with the translated sequence MVAGKSPEPLPAGWSEHVKVKNGRKVKYYTNAPNGKKFYSKKDVICYMKIKGNSRGQNQAIAQRETRHSERNINSQSSKTAANPDKSPEWLPPGWMVEEKTRMSGATHGQIYKCYIDPFGRRFYSKPEVSRHLKTMNCNGPIGVGEEKKSNIEEPSCNKVSQNEKAEPSCNKVSQNDKAEPSCNNSCNKVSQNEKATGGQSHTSRKLRSGMGKQPSDIGSSVVVQSNLVDGLPSGWIKEVKTRAYAHGGIRRDPQYIDPVSGYVFLSKKDAFRYIETGDIEKCAIRPKKRDSDSGTNEESASHSAAGRKAEQSSTKRQIFAGRENSEPTNLTEPQVESIKKRLRSAGRDAINTQVVEVKTECKTANEGTGRDDINTQVAEVKTECKTANEGTGTKPGSEARPSDLNGEISVSAFGNDETVSTPQSGLLHHQKLPESEKDKHSGTASITKLRKSRKNKAGSKKEKHSGTASLTKSRKSRKNKSLGTRARFSKRLAGHTPEEVANLGLGERVFRAAIRNCSGTKAKTSSVQVPVDPAQEMHAVRDSVGTETYASLVPALSNPPQEVCSATNSIGTEANASLAPPNPPREVDSGVTASLAPPALINPPREVDSGVTEADASSVPAPNNLSDQEMPKHIDEPTKATDTCIGEKSWWTVEKEAVPENPISEPVTEKQDADNQTLEDPQLRYPFGDCWSDPCLEFAFKTLTGAIPVEDCLAYEQVPPQQFNPSYAQSSDGYFDLPLFDSYNLFPNDFPPSNSGQLDKHTSQDLPPATPPFLSPGNNGLPSCSGVASQPHLEPRKDFPAKAKS
- the LOC116002088 gene encoding uncharacterized protein LOC116002088 isoform X2, which codes for MVAGKSPEPLPAGWSEHVKVKNGRKVKYYTNAPNGKKFYSKKDVICYMKIKGNSRGQNQAIAQRETRHSERNINSQSSKTAANPDKSPEWLPPGWMVEEKTRMSGATHGQIYKCYIDPFGRRFYSKPEVSRHLKTMNCNGPIGVGEEKKSNIEEPSCNKVSQNEKAEPSCNKVSQNDKAEPSCNNSCNKVSQNEKATGGQSHTSRKLRSGMGKQPSDIGSSVVVQSNLVDGLPSGWIKEVKTRAYAHGGIRRDPQYIDPVSGYVFLSKKDAFRYIETGDIEKCAIRPKKRDSDSGTNEESASHSAAGRKAEQSSTKRQIFAGRENSEPTNLTEPQVESIKKRLRSAGRDAINTQVVEVKTECKTANEGTGTKPGSEARPSDLNGEISVSAFGNDETVSTPQSGLLHHQKLPESEKDKHSGTASITKLRKSRKNKAGSKKEKHSGTASLTKSRKSRKNKSLGTRARFSKRLAGHTPEEVANLGLGERVFRAAIRNCSGTKAKTSSVQVPVDPAQEMHAVRDSVGTETYASLVPALSNPPQEVCSATNSIGTEANASLAPPNPPREVDSGVTASLAPPALINPPREVDSGVTEADASSVPAPNNLSDQEMPKHIDEPTKATDTCIGEKSWWTVEKEAVPENPISEPVTEKQDADNQTLEDPQLRYPFGDCWSDPCLEFAFKTLTGAIPVEDCLAYEQVPPQQFNPSYAQSSDGYFDLPLFDSYNLFPNDFPPSNSGQLDKHTSQDLPPATPPFLSPGNNGLPSCSGVASQPHLEPRKDFPAKAKS